A genomic stretch from Triplophysa dalaica isolate WHDGS20190420 chromosome 4, ASM1584641v1, whole genome shotgun sequence includes:
- the trpv1 gene encoding LOW QUALITY PROTEIN: transient receptor potential cation channel subfamily V member 1 (The sequence of the model RefSeq protein was modified relative to this genomic sequence to represent the inferred CDS: deleted 2 bases in 1 codon), with the protein MSKSRDSSPTSFHLETDDRSEEERARARARAKHTKKSPGKDKMPMDSNYLEDVVDAAPRIRINLDFDKGIRDVKEEPSHKDRDAFTIKTLFEAVSRGDVSKLQGLHQYLHKSMKHLTDSQYKTNGKTVLLKALLNLKDGENDTIEYLLDIAEKMGDLKNFVNAAYTDSFYKGHTALHAAIERRSAKFVEMLVKKGADVHAKAFGKFFQPNEGMCFYFGELPLSLAACTNQPDIVDFLMENPYKSVDVSQRDSHGNMVLHALVAIADNSPENTEFVIAMYDHILKKSAQLHPKLKLEETENNQGLTPFKLAAKTGKFGLFKHIVQREFKDCRHLSRKITEWAFGPVCSSLYDLGSLDSYEENSVLKIIVYGSEIPNRLEMLHIEPLNKLLEEKWDRFAQRIFFFNFICYIAYLFIFTTVAFYRQEGQPPFFYRDERERKLIFAGHIITSIGAVYFLFRGIVDLIRKRPRFQSLVIDGYTDHLFLLQAVLFLVCAALYFCGQDEYLAFLVLSLALSWMNLLYYSRGSKFMGIYNVMIQRMILGEIRRFLVVYMVFLIGFSAAMVTLLDGKPRTGGRSFFKPVSNTTGDCVKPEYENIYRTTLELFKFAIGIGELEFTDQYKYQTVFYVLMILYIVLTYILLLNMLIALMNKTMEDTHKESTSIWKLQRAMTILDMEWFLPRCLKKRLRCGEEKDLGEGQEDQRWCFSVEEVNWNQWNRNLGIVNEDPGNLSMCVLSPQSPSKPQREFSRLGLLPTFSKRWTQKQSQRSDAHELSPLAEVSSAS; encoded by the exons ATGAGTAAATCAAGAGACAGCAGTCCCACATCTTTCCACCTGGAGACAGATGACAGGTCAGAAGAGGAGAGGGCGAGGGCGAGGGCGAGGGCCAAACACACGAAAAAAAGTCCTGGTAAGGACAAGATGCCCATGGACTCCAACTACCTGGAAGACGTAGTGGATGCCGCACCCAGAATTAGAATCAATTTGGATTTTGACAA GGGAATCAGAGATGTGAAAGAGGAACCGTCTCACAAGGACAGAGATGCATTTACCATCAAGACACTGTTTGAGGCCGTATCCCGTGGTGACGTGTCTAAACTGCAGGGTTTACATCAGTACCTGCACAAATCCATGAAACATCTCACTGACTCTCAAT ATAAGACTAATGGAAAGACAGTCTTGCTCAAAGCTCTTTTAAACTTAAAGGACGGTGAAAATGACACCATTGAATATCTGCTTGACATTGCAGAGAAAATGGGAGATTTAAAGAATTTTGTCAATGCTGCATACACAGACAGTTTCTACAAAG GTCATACGGCTCTCCATGCTGCCATTGAGAGGAGAAGCGCAAAGTTTGTAGAGATGCTGGTTAAGAAAGGGGCTGATGTCCACGCTAAGGCCTTTGGGAAATTCTTTCAGCCCAATGAAGGGATGTGTTTCTATTTTG GTGAGTTGCCGTTGTCACTGGCAGCTTGTACGAATCAACCAGACATTGTGGATTTCCTGATGGAAAACCCATACAAGTCAGTGGATGTCAGTCAAAGGGATTCTCATGGAAACATGGTGCTTCACGCTTTGGTAGCAATAGCAGACAACAGCCCTGAGAACACAGAGTTTGTCATCGCCATGTATGACCACATCTTAAAGAAATCCGCTCAACTCCATCCAAAACTAAAACTGGAGGAAACTGAGAATAACCAGGGACTCACACCTTTCAAACTTGCTGCCAAAACTGGAAAATTTGGG CTGTTTAAGCACATTGTACAGAGGGAGTTCAAAGACTGCAGGCATCTGTCTCGGAAGATCACGGAGTGGGCATTTGGTCCGGTGTGCTCCTCACTGTATGATCTCGGCTCACTCGACAGCTATGAGGAGAACTCTGTGCTGAAGATAATCGTTTATGGCAGCGAGATTCCT AACCGTCTTGAGATGCTTCATATTGAGCCACTTAATAAACTGCTTGAAGAGAAGTGGGATAGATTCGCTCAGCGGATCTTCTTTTTCAACTTTATCTGTTACATTGCCTACCTTTTCATCTTCACAACAGTCGCTTTTTACCGACAAGAAGGACAG CCTCCATTTTTTTATCGCGATGAAAGAGAGCGCAAGCTGATTTTCGCAGGACATATTATAACCTCCATTGGAGCCGTTTACTTCCTTTTCAGAGGG ATAGTGGATTTGATTAGGAAGCGTCCAAGATTTCAGTCCCTGGTGATTGATGGATACACTGATCACCTTTT TTTACTGCAGGCCGTGCTCTTCCTGGTATGTGCTGCACTGTACTTTTGTGGTCAAGATGAATACCTGGCATTTCTAGTTTTGAGTCTTGCTTTGAGCTGGATGAATCTGCTCTACTACTCCAGAGGATCCAAATTTATGGGAATCTACAATGTCATGATACAAAGG ATGATTCTTGGAGAAATTCGGAGATTCCTTGTCGTGTACATGGTCTTTCTCATTGGATTCTCGGCAG CTATGGTGACTCTTCTTGATGGTAAACCTAGAACGGGGGGCCGTTCTTTCTTCAAACCTGTTTCAAATACAACTGGAGACTGCGTGAAACCAGAATATGAAAATATCTACcgcaccactctggagttgttTAAGTTTGCCATTGGCATAGGAGAACTGGAGTTCACAGACCAATATAAATATCAGACAGTGTTTTATGTGCTGATGATCTTGTATATAGTGTTGACATACATTCTGCTGTTAAACATGCTTATCGCTCTGATGAATAAAACCATGGAGGATACACACAAAGAGAGCACCAGTATCTGGAAATTACAG CGTGCAATGACCATCTTGGACATGGAATGGTTTCTTCCTCGCTGTCTGAAAAAGAGGCTGCGCTGTGGGGAAGAGAAAGATCTGGGTGAAGGACAAGAA GATCAACGCTGGTGTTTCAG TGTGGAGGAAGTGAACTGGAACCAATGGAACAGAAACCTGGGTATAGTCAATGAGGATCCTGGGAATTTGTCCATGTGTGTACTGTCACCACAGTCACCATCTAAACCCCAAAGAG AGTTCAGCCGGCTTGGACTCCTCCCAACTTTCAGTAAGCGgtggacacaaaaacaatctCAACGCAGTGACGCACACGAGCTCAGTCCTCTAGCTGAAGTCTCTAGCGCCTCCTGA